ATTTTCATGTTGCTTGATTTTGTTGATGACGTAAGCAATGGCTTTATCCTGAATGGGGTCATCATCACCAATAGTCCAAACATATTTTGTTGTCGCTGAACCTAGGCAATAAAGAATATTTTTCATTACGCCTAAATTTTGGTGATTTCTATTCGACTTAAATGTTATATTGTTGAGTATTTCTTGCCATTTTTTGATGATATCCTGAGTATTGTCAGTTGAACAATTATCAGAAACTAAAATTTCACATTCAGATTCAAAACCTTTAATCGCTTGCGCCAGCCAAGCTAATTGCTTATCAAGCAATTCAGCACGATTATAAGTAGGGATAGCAATGGTCAGTAACTTATTCATTTCTCAGTTGTTCTTTAATGAATTAGGCATTTGTTTGTAGTAGGGCTTTAGCACTCAGGAGGAACATTTTATGCACTAAAGCACTACTACGAGACTGAGAGCAAATTATTGAAAAATTCAAACCGGATATATCGGATGATTCCGAATCAACTCAACTATTTTTGATTCGGAAGCTTCGATTTGTGTATATGCTTTAAATCAGTGAACAGTCAATGGTTATCAAAACTTTTAACTGATAACTGTTAAAGGAAAATTGTCGTAGGGGCACGGCACGAATAAAATTGTCATTAGAAGAAAAAATTTTGGATGTTCCCTACAGTGTATATCTATTTAGCGCTTTTTCCAGAAAAAATCTTTATCAATTTGCTCCGTGCGAATCAGATACTCTAACTGCTTCAGGCGGGTAAAGCCTCTAAACAAGAAAGTATCTTCAGTCATATCAATTTGACTGAATAAATCAAATAACTGTTGGGCACCTAACTGAGCATTCCAATCACACTTAAATCCTGGTAAGATTGTGTTGATTTTTTCAAACGATACCCGATAACTGCGATTGTCTGCACCATTATCTCCAAAGGATAATTGACAACCTGTAAAAACATGAGCTATTATTTCAGCAATTTCTTTGACTCGATAGTTGTTTGCCGTATCTCCCACGTTAAAGATTTGATTGTGTACAATATCACGAGGAGCTTCAATCGCGCAGACAATTGCTTTGCATATATCCAGTGCGTGGACTAATGGCCGCCAAGGTGTACCGTCACTAGTCATTTTGATTTCTTTGGTAGTCCAAGCCAAGCCTGCTAAGTTGTTTAAAACAATATCAAATCGCATCCTCGGAGAAGCACCAAAAGCAGTGGCGTTCCGCATAAAGGTAGGAGAAAAATCATCATCAGCTAATAGTTTGACATCTCGTTCTACCAAGGTTTTGCATTCAGCATAGGCTGTTTGCGGGTTCACCGGTGATTCTTCTGTGACATCAGCATCACTAGCGACACCATAGACACTACAGGAAGACATATATACAAAGCGACGTACACCCGCTTCTTTAGCTAGTTTGGCTAGGCGTACTGAACCTTGATGATTGATTTCGTAGGTGATATTGGGTGATAATTGTCCGGTCGGGTCGTTGGAGAGTTCCGCCATGTGAACAACTGCTTCAATACCTTGCAAATCTTTAGCGGTGATGTGACGGATGTCTTTATTGAGGGTTTTGGCTGTCACATCAGTACCGTTGAATAGCCAACCAACTTTATAGAAGCCAGTATCTACACCAATAACTTCATTTCCCCGTTCAATTAACAAAGAAGGTAATAATGAACCCAGATAACCTTCTGTGCCAGTTACTAATATTTTCATAGTTGTCAAAGCCTTTGTATTTTGTTGATTTCTATTGCATTTAAGAGGTAAGCAAGAGGAGATAAGCCAAGGTTTATTTCAGAGTTTTGAGGTATTTATGAAGGTCATTTTCATAAATTTTCGCCCCAGGCGTCTCCAGAAAGTATCTCGCCATCCTGACCAATCTGTCATGTCAAGATAGTGGAAGAATAAATCTTTTTGAGGGTGTTGACATTCTACTCGCAATCCTGAACACCAGGGTTTAGGAGAATTAGTAAAGTGTATAATGTTAGGTTGATGC
The Gloeotrichia echinulata CP02 DNA segment above includes these coding regions:
- a CDS encoding SDR family oxidoreductase, producing MKILVTGTEGYLGSLLPSLLIERGNEVIGVDTGFYKVGWLFNGTDVTAKTLNKDIRHITAKDLQGIEAVVHMAELSNDPTGQLSPNITYEINHQGSVRLAKLAKEAGVRRFVYMSSCSVYGVASDADVTEESPVNPQTAYAECKTLVERDVKLLADDDFSPTFMRNATAFGASPRMRFDIVLNNLAGLAWTTKEIKMTSDGTPWRPLVHALDICKAIVCAIEAPRDIVHNQIFNVGDTANNYRVKEIAEIIAHVFTGCQLSFGDNGADNRSYRVSFEKINTILPGFKCDWNAQLGAQQLFDLFSQIDMTEDTFLFRGFTRLKQLEYLIRTEQIDKDFFWKKR